A genomic region of Plasmodium malariae genome assembly, chromosome: 14 contains the following coding sequences:
- the SF3B6 gene encoding splicing factor 3B subunit 6, putative, whose amino-acid sequence MSRRSIRLPAEVSRILYVRNLPYKISADELYDIFGKYGTVRQIRKGNAEGTKGTSFVIYDDIYDAKNALDHLSGFNVAGRYLVVLYYDPVKAQKKKELQEKLKNEKESS is encoded by the exons ATGTCCAGAAGAAGCATACGTTTACCTGCAGAGGTCAGCAGAATTCTTTATGTAAG AAATTTGCCATATAAAATATCAGCAGATGAACTATATGACATATTTGGGAAATATGGAACAGTCAGGCAAATAAGAAAAGGAAATGCTGAAGGAACAAAAGGAACGtcttttgttatatatgaTGATATTTACGATGCAAAAAATGCTTTGGATCATTTGTCGGGTTTTAATGTAGCAGGAAGATATTTGGTTGTTCTATATTATGACCCAGTGAAGgctcaaaaaaagaaagaactacaggaaaaactaaaaaatgaaaaagaatcctcataa